Within the Methanomicrobia archaeon genome, the region CAGGTATGCGCCCCGCCCGAGTACGTATCTCCCTTGTACGTATACGCGCCGGTCAGCTTCACCTGCTTTCCCAGGAGGTCTTGCGTGGCGTGCTCCGTATCATGCTCGAGCCGCCCTATGACACACGGACCCTCGCGCGTCCGCACCAGACAGGGGATAAACGGCACATCGTCCTCAAAACCTTCCGAAGCCACGCGAATGACCGTGAAGGTCTCCAGAAAACCTTCGCCACTCAGTTCCGTGCGCTCCAGCGTCCTGCTCCCGCACCACTGGCAAACCGGCAGGGGATTACAGGTGATCTTCGTGCATGCGCCACAGCGCAGACCCAGCAGTTTCCCCACCTTCAACCCGTTTTCGTAATCAGAATACGATAGAATCTGATATTCTCGCGCCAATTCCTTTTCTATCTCCTCTTGTGTCCTTCCCACCATGTTCATGATACCTCCATTAGCTGCTCCTTTTCGCCCTCCCGAGAATAAGGTGACACAAGGTCCCGAAATCCCCACCGAGCGTATCGGTCATGCCATATTCCGGAACGGGGTTGATCTGATTGCCCTTTGGTGAGTTGCCCCGCATCTGCTTCACCACCCAGTACACCTGCGACGCACCGGTCGCGCCAATAGGATGGCCTTTCCCCATGAGCCCACCGGACATATTGACCGGTATTTTGCCGTCTAGTTCCGTCTCACCCGCGGCCGTCGCCTCTGCCGCCTCACCCCATGCGAAGAAGCCCATGCTTTCCAGCGCGATCAACTCGGCGATCGAGAAGCAATCATGCACCTCGACCATATCGATATCTCGGGGCGTGAGTTTTGCGCGTTTGAACGCCATCCTCGCTGAAGTGATCCGCGACACAGGCTTGGTTATGTCCTCCATCCGGGCCAGCGGCGTACCCGAGGCCTGACCGGTGCCCAGCACGTAGATCGGCTCATCCGAGTACTTTCGTGCGAACTCTGCGGAGCAGAGCACCAGCGCAGCCGCGCCATCCGAAAACGGGCAGCAGTCCAGCAGCGTCAGCGGATCCGCCACCATTCGTGAATTGATAACGTCTTCGACCTTCAAATCGCCCATCTTTTTGTAAAATTGCGCTAACGGGTTTAACGCGCCATGCCGATGGTTCTTGATCGATACGTGCGCCATCTTCTCCCGCAGCGTCTCCAGCGGCAGGTCATAGGTCTTCGCGTACTGCCGCGCGGCCATCGCAAAGACTCCCGGGAATGTCAGCCCCGCGGGTCCCTCGGTCGGTGCATGGCAGGCCATCGCAAAGGTCCGCGTGGCCAGCGGCGTGCCCATCATGAGCGCTTTCTCCACGCCACCCGCGAGCACCAGCTCGAATTCGCCCGAGGCCACCCACTGCGCTGCGTCCCTGATCGCGACCGAGGCCGACGCGCATGCGCCCTCGTACCGCGTCGCGGGAATCGGACCCAGGTTGAGTTCAGCCGCCGAGAATGCCGCGGACATCACCTGCCCCTCCTCGAACCCGAGCAGGGCTGCACCCTGGAACAACGCTTCAATATCACGCAGGGACACACCTGCATCATCAACCGCCCGCAGCGCAGCCTCCGCAAAGAGCTCAAGCGAAGTCTTCGACGCCCGGCCAAATTTCGTATGGCCTACCCCTATAATCGCCACATCTCGCATTACTCCCTTTCTCCTCCCTACACCTCT harbors:
- a CDS encoding nucleic acid-binding protein, producing the protein MNMVGRTQEEIEKELAREYQILSYSDYENGLKVGKLLGLRCGACTKITCNPLPVCQWCGSRTLERTELSGEGFLETFTVIRVASEGFEDDVPFIPCLVRTREGPCVIGRLEHDTEHATQDLLGKQVKLTGAYTYKGDTYSGGAHTCPIFSVIEC
- a CDS encoding 3-ketoacyl-CoA thiolase, translated to MRDVAIIGVGHTKFGRASKTSLELFAEAALRAVDDAGVSLRDIEALFQGAALLGFEEGQVMSAAFSAAELNLGPIPATRYEGACASASVAIRDAAQWVASGEFELVLAGGVEKALMMGTPLATRTFAMACHAPTEGPAGLTFPGVFAMAARQYAKTYDLPLETLREKMAHVSIKNHRHGALNPLAQFYKKMGDLKVEDVINSRMVADPLTLLDCCPFSDGAAALVLCSAEFARKYSDEPIYVLGTGQASGTPLARMEDITKPVSRITSARMAFKRAKLTPRDIDMVEVHDCFSIAELIALESMGFFAWGEAAEATAAGETELDGKIPVNMSGGLMGKGHPIGATGASQVYWVVKQMRGNSPKGNQINPVPEYGMTDTLGGDFGTLCHLILGRAKRSS